A portion of the Syntrophaceae bacterium genome contains these proteins:
- a CDS encoding MerC domain-containing protein — protein MNLHLKKVGLAGSLFTLLCCLGFGPLIALLSAIGAGFLVNDVVLAPLLVVFLVIGGIGIGVTYRRHRLIGPLVVHISGAVAVFMFTFVLFVTPLVWLGVAGLIAASLWDFALGRRVH, from the coding sequence ATGAATCTACATCTGAAAAAGGTCGGCCTGGCGGGATCACTGTTCACGCTTCTGTGTTGCCTGGGGTTCGGTCCGCTGATCGCGTTGCTGTCCGCAATCGGGGCGGGTTTTTTGGTCAATGACGTGGTCCTGGCTCCGTTGCTGGTTGTCTTTCTGGTGATCGGGGGCATCGGCATCGGCGTTACTTACCGGCGTCACAGACTCATCGGCCCGCTGGTGGTCCATATCTCGGGCGCGGTTGCGGTTTTCATGTTCACATTCGTCCTGTTTGTCACGCCTCTCGTCTGGCTGGGCGTCGCCGGACTTATCGCTGCTTCGCTGTGGGATTTCGCCCTCGGCAGGCGGGTTCATTGA
- a CDS encoding DUF4815 domain-containing protein has protein sequence MSISRDTFDPAKNYKRVRYHQDRDLLDSELNEQQDIINQERRKLADILFKEGAIVSGFGVTVAANVLTVAEGLVYIDGCLERVPGAVLTYDPAKTSGADYVYVELLKYNYGYNQDAVLINPATGEPTAEREKWILSLKDHDTSGEALPNNVTQRKVVALHKFDRETGDVTATVREKSNLYLQDLLGTLPGSRITVASITEDQLAFAAAEGLNSLLQNLAERTYDQAGSYLVKGLDSFIGDNDGENVEVITNAGRAYIQGFRLQKDLPTTTLVPKSTAVKSVRGEQKTYVIGTRRYALNNTPLKETTQVEAIVEIVSNITRGSVGGGEDLLVPNPVVDILEVSQGATVFQEGSDWQQSGNYVDWLGSGNEPAIGTTYTVRWTYTKQMIEGTDYVDGGWFGRSGHPAADEYFYLVTVQSATGETQYDSAKVVSRDTLTGEINRLSWLPVSGATGYRIYRGTQNTVRADFQRLKDVAAGVTSYTDDGVDEIVGGNPPASNTSGLTMSPVQVEPGNLSIINFGRTSIGDEPVGGSNCSIDYDYYIGRKDIIYATTREIKRLEGAPADWPKLPIVPEGSLGLCSVECPPNSVDLAVFNFGLTRITMDQIHEIIKDVEDLKYNDAQFQMNNELQNRDAQTKKGVYSDDFSNDAQSDIYHGEWSARIDEVRQFAAPNRAATPQVLDVDSAGSDAIFKDSLVLLPGTERVLIEQTDWSEDKNINPYAVFEKPDAAVEVTPNIGRRGQTGVAVVGSNFTPGATGVTVRCDGKVVASGLTGDAVGRVIASFVIPEDVRNGNRVVEMTDGTYSAQANLQVNDPLVITRIERVVVNRTIVQRQTIVQQVPPRIIRVPVVRTVWRWRWVTRRRDPLAQTFSFEQNRVISAVGLHFTQKDASIPVTIQIRGVTTGLPNEVILAEKVIAPSEITLGSETKVVFDDPFYAEANTSYAVVLLTNSTNYRVRIATLGRLGQNGVITRQTYTAGVLLESSNAETWTPLNSSDLTMRIYGYDFQPEGEVRFQPITGVQFSDLNLDEYSSIPEGCGIVWEYSTDGGVIWDAIVPAEEERLPNLAAQVLVRAILSSNVPNDSPVLNYKDVNLIGYLNDPTGAYLNRENELTQGVSSTKVYTQMNIPSGTTIDWFASNDGGSTWEPMSIQTTREIDQEWTEYTLTRTFTDPSGTKVRYKAEMTGNNLVYPRIHTLGATLS, from the coding sequence ATGTCCATCTCGCGCGATACGTTCGACCCGGCGAAAAATTACAAGCGGGTCCGTTACCACCAGGACCGGGACCTGCTCGACTCGGAGCTCAACGAGCAGCAGGACATCATCAACCAGGAGCGCAGGAAGCTCGCGGACATCCTCTTCAAGGAGGGGGCCATCGTAAGCGGCTTCGGCGTGACGGTCGCCGCCAATGTGCTCACCGTGGCCGAGGGGCTGGTTTACATCGACGGCTGTCTGGAGCGCGTGCCCGGCGCGGTGCTCACCTACGACCCGGCCAAGACGAGCGGCGCGGATTACGTCTATGTCGAGCTGCTCAAGTACAACTACGGCTACAACCAGGACGCCGTGCTCATCAATCCCGCGACGGGCGAACCCACCGCCGAACGTGAGAAGTGGATTCTATCGCTCAAGGATCACGACACGAGCGGTGAGGCGCTGCCCAACAACGTGACCCAGCGCAAGGTGGTCGCTCTCCACAAGTTCGACCGTGAGACCGGCGATGTGACAGCCACTGTCCGTGAGAAATCGAACCTCTACCTGCAGGACCTTCTTGGGACGCTGCCCGGAAGCCGGATCACGGTCGCATCGATCACGGAGGATCAACTTGCCTTCGCCGCCGCCGAGGGGCTGAACTCGCTGCTCCAGAATCTGGCTGAGCGCACCTACGACCAGGCCGGAAGTTATCTGGTCAAGGGGCTCGACAGCTTCATCGGCGACAACGACGGCGAGAACGTCGAGGTGATCACCAACGCGGGCCGCGCCTACATCCAAGGGTTCCGCCTGCAGAAAGACCTGCCCACAACCACCTTGGTGCCCAAGTCCACGGCGGTCAAGTCGGTCCGCGGCGAGCAGAAAACTTATGTGATCGGCACCCGGCGCTATGCCCTCAACAACACGCCGCTCAAGGAAACCACTCAGGTCGAAGCCATTGTCGAGATCGTCTCCAACATCACGCGCGGCTCCGTCGGCGGCGGGGAGGACCTGCTCGTCCCCAACCCGGTGGTGGACATCCTCGAGGTGAGCCAGGGCGCGACCGTCTTCCAGGAAGGATCGGACTGGCAGCAGTCCGGAAACTACGTGGACTGGCTGGGTTCGGGCAACGAACCCGCCATCGGCACGACCTACACCGTCCGCTGGACTTACACAAAACAGATGATCGAAGGGACGGACTATGTGGACGGAGGCTGGTTCGGACGCTCGGGACACCCGGCGGCGGACGAATATTTTTACCTGGTCACCGTTCAGAGCGCCACCGGCGAGACTCAGTACGACTCGGCCAAGGTCGTGTCCCGCGACACCCTGACCGGGGAAATCAACCGCCTCTCCTGGCTGCCTGTCAGCGGTGCGACCGGTTACCGCATCTATCGCGGCACGCAAAATACGGTCCGCGCGGACTTCCAGCGGCTCAAGGACGTGGCCGCCGGAGTTACGTCATACACCGACGACGGCGTGGACGAGATTGTGGGCGGCAACCCGCCCGCCTCCAACACGAGCGGCCTGACCATGTCCCCGGTGCAGGTCGAACCCGGCAATCTCTCCATCATCAACTTCGGCCGCACAAGCATCGGCGACGAGCCGGTGGGCGGCTCCAACTGCAGTATCGACTACGACTACTACATCGGACGCAAGGACATCATCTACGCCACCACCCGCGAGATCAAACGGCTGGAAGGCGCTCCCGCGGACTGGCCGAAGCTGCCCATCGTCCCGGAAGGTTCGCTCGGGCTGTGCAGCGTCGAGTGTCCGCCGAACTCGGTGGATCTGGCGGTCTTCAATTTCGGGCTTACCCGGATCACCATGGACCAGATTCACGAGATCATCAAAGACGTCGAGGACCTCAAGTACAACGACGCCCAGTTCCAAATGAACAACGAGCTGCAGAACCGGGACGCCCAGACCAAGAAGGGCGTCTATTCCGACGATTTCTCGAACGACGCCCAGTCCGACATCTACCACGGCGAGTGGAGCGCCCGCATCGATGAGGTACGGCAGTTCGCCGCCCCGAACCGAGCGGCCACGCCGCAGGTGCTCGATGTTGACTCTGCCGGGAGCGACGCCATTTTCAAGGACAGCCTCGTTCTCCTGCCGGGCACGGAGCGCGTGCTCATCGAGCAGACCGATTGGTCCGAAGACAAGAACATCAACCCCTACGCCGTGTTCGAGAAACCAGACGCCGCCGTGGAGGTGACGCCGAATATCGGTCGGCGCGGTCAGACAGGCGTGGCTGTGGTCGGCTCCAACTTCACCCCCGGCGCGACCGGCGTGACGGTGCGCTGCGACGGGAAAGTTGTGGCTTCAGGTCTCACCGGCGACGCGGTAGGCAGAGTCATCGCCTCCTTCGTCATTCCCGAAGATGTCCGCAACGGCAACCGCGTGGTCGAAATGACCGACGGCACCTACTCGGCGCAAGCCAACCTTCAGGTCAACGATCCCTTGGTCATCACGCGCATCGAAAGGGTCGTGGTCAACCGCACCATCGTGCAGCGTCAGACCATCGTCCAGCAGGTGCCGCCGCGCATCATCCGCGTCCCCGTAGTGCGAACCGTATGGCGCTGGCGTTGGGTGACCCGCCGCCGGGACCCGCTCGCGCAGACCTTCAGCTTCGAGCAGAACCGGGTCATCTCCGCCGTGGGGCTTCACTTCACGCAGAAAGACGCTTCCATCCCCGTAACCATTCAGATTCGCGGCGTCACGACCGGGCTTCCCAACGAGGTCATCCTGGCCGAGAAAGTCATCGCCCCGAGCGAGATCACCCTCGGTTCCGAGACCAAGGTCGTCTTCGACGATCCCTTCTACGCGGAGGCGAACACCAGCTATGCCGTCGTGCTGCTTACCAACAGCACCAACTACCGGGTGCGTATCGCCACACTGGGCCGCCTGGGGCAAAACGGGGTCATCACCCGGCAGACCTATACCGCCGGGGTGTTGCTGGAAAGCTCGAACGCCGAGACCTGGACGCCGCTCAACAGCTCCGATCTCACCATGCGAATCTACGGCTACGATTTCCAGCCCGAAGGCGAGGTCCGCTTCCAGCCTATCACCGGAGTGCAGTTCAGCGATCTGAACCTGGACGAGTATTCGTCCATTCCGGAAGGCTGTGGCATCGTGTGGGAGTATTCCACCGACGGCGGCGTCATCTGGGACGCCATCGTGCCGGCGGAGGAGGAGCGGCTGCCCAACCTCGCGGCGCAGGTGCTTGTGAGGGCGATCCTCTCCTCCAACGTTCCCAACGACTCTCCTGTGCTGAACTACAAGGACGTCAACCTCATTGGTTATCTCAACGACCCGACGGGTGCGTATTTGAACCGTGAGAACGAACTCACCCAGGGTGTCTCTTCCACCAAGGTCTACACCCAGATGAACATCCCCAGCGGGACCACCATCGATTGGTTCGCCTCCAACGACGGCGGGTCAACCTGGGAACCGATGTCCATCCAAACGACGCGGGAGATCGACCAGGAATGGACCGAATACACGCTCACCAGGACGTTCACCGATCCGAGCGGAACCAAGGTCCGCTACAAAGCGGAGATGACCGGCAACAACCTCGTGTACCCGAGGATTCACACCCTCGGCGCAACGCTGAGCTGA